In a genomic window of Pelotomaculum isophthalicicum JI:
- a CDS encoding type IV secretory system conjugative DNA transfer family protein, producing the protein MFKDLWSKFAKTILSAFDRQKSRFGNSKAGTIVAEYLAKDIKLIPVLKWAGIGAAAFIVDATILGALAGGIVKSFSSVALTIKGLPPSDLVGPGWYLTHPFKISWVFLRHMFGAPINITNVFNTWVGLNIIGGLAIAASIIYGKYARNKHDRDIQKIKFVKVNYDIEKEIKKTPAGQIFLGLNDMRRPIYLPVNKLAEHIHVLGGAGTGKTSFAIIPLCVQAIRYGLSVVAVDFKGDLQAIQLLAREAQKAGKKFYYFSLHPTIKSNSYNPLNSGTSLSKVERVLTALELVFQGAAKYYTYCQQAIFIPILRYFETRGIKCSMRDIREILRDPELVKEITREVMTLSQVQGLTAALTPFADLKRINDIEPDIDLAEIMKNGDVVYFDLRSAEAPEFAASIGKMLAMDLQAQAALRTQQDRLVVVAIDEFQNMACNAFKNIIAKVRSANYAMVLANQALGDLKSVSEDFLNTVATNTATKIVFNVEDPADADYFARKTGQVVVDSHGQSSSRDAIHPLVTRTRTESSQEYDKHFIHANVFLKLPFSKSVIFQRGQLASLGNHVHLISKAEKDRLELEPYPKPVSGIKHGVKTASGEIRRLKMIIIERKKQEKQDQNQAQGQPRQQPGQGENAGVETEDIAM; encoded by the coding sequence ATGTTTAAAGATCTGTGGAGCAAATTTGCTAAAACTATTCTTTCTGCGTTTGACCGCCAAAAGAGTAGGTTTGGTAACAGTAAAGCAGGTACTATAGTTGCAGAGTACCTGGCTAAAGATATCAAGCTGATCCCCGTCTTGAAATGGGCTGGAATTGGCGCCGCTGCATTTATCGTAGACGCAACGATATTGGGAGCATTAGCTGGGGGAATAGTGAAGAGTTTTAGTAGTGTCGCATTAACCATAAAAGGGCTGCCCCCTTCCGACCTGGTTGGGCCAGGCTGGTATTTAACGCACCCTTTTAAAATATCGTGGGTATTCCTGCGGCATATGTTCGGGGCTCCAATAAACATTACAAACGTGTTTAACACATGGGTCGGGCTGAACATAATTGGCGGTTTAGCGATTGCGGCAAGTATAATCTACGGTAAATATGCTAGAAATAAACATGATCGTGATATCCAGAAAATCAAATTTGTGAAAGTAAATTACGATATTGAAAAAGAAATAAAAAAGACGCCTGCCGGGCAGATTTTCCTCGGCCTCAACGACATGAGGCGGCCAATCTATTTGCCAGTGAATAAATTAGCAGAGCATATCCACGTGTTAGGTGGCGCCGGAACAGGAAAAACGAGCTTTGCTATTATTCCTTTATGCGTTCAAGCCATTAGGTATGGTCTGTCTGTGGTTGCGGTAGACTTTAAAGGTGATTTACAGGCAATACAACTTTTGGCACGAGAAGCCCAAAAAGCCGGGAAAAAGTTTTATTATTTTTCACTTCACCCGACAATTAAGTCAAATAGCTATAACCCTCTTAATTCAGGGACTTCACTTAGTAAGGTTGAACGTGTATTGACAGCACTGGAATTGGTTTTCCAAGGTGCTGCAAAATATTATACCTATTGTCAACAAGCTATATTTATACCAATTCTAAGATATTTTGAAACTAGAGGTATCAAATGTAGCATGAGAGATATAAGAGAGATACTTCGGGACCCGGAATTGGTTAAAGAAATCACAAGAGAAGTAATGACACTTAGCCAGGTGCAGGGATTAACTGCTGCGCTGACACCGTTTGCAGACCTTAAGCGAATCAACGACATCGAACCTGATATTGACCTTGCAGAAATAATGAAAAATGGGGATGTTGTTTACTTCGACTTACGATCTGCAGAAGCCCCGGAGTTTGCAGCATCTATTGGAAAAATGCTCGCCATGGACTTGCAGGCCCAGGCTGCTCTCAGAACCCAGCAAGACCGGCTGGTGGTAGTGGCTATTGATGAATTTCAAAATATGGCCTGCAACGCCTTTAAAAATATTATTGCAAAAGTTCGCAGCGCGAACTATGCAATGGTCTTAGCGAACCAGGCTCTGGGGGACTTAAAGTCCGTCAGTGAGGACTTCCTGAATACAGTTGCAACAAATACGGCTACGAAGATTGTTTTTAACGTGGAGGACCCAGCGGATGCAGATTACTTTGCCCGAAAAACAGGTCAGGTTGTAGTTGATTCCCACGGGCAAAGCAGCAGCCGCGATGCCATCCACCCACTAGTGACCAGAACGAGAACAGAAAGTAGTCAAGAATACGACAAGCACTTTATTCACGCCAATGTTTTTTTGAAGTTGCCGTTTTCCAAATCGGTCATCTTTCAGCGCGGTCAGTTAGCTAGCCTTGGGAACCATGTCCACCTGATCAGTAAAGCGGAAAAGGACCGACTGGAGTTAGAACCGTATCCTAAACCGGTGTCCGGGATAAAGCATGGTGTTAAAACGGCATCGGGAGAAATTAGGCGTTTGAAAATGATTATCATTGAAAGGAAGAAACAGGAAAAACAAGACCAAAATCAAGCCCAGGGTCAGCCCCGGCAACAGCCCGGCCAGGGGGAAAATGCCGGCGTTGAAACGGAAGATATTGCCATGTAG